The following is a genomic window from Actinomadura sp. WMMB 499.
ATCAAGAACATCGTCGCGCCGCTGACGCGGACGCCGTCGTCCGAGCTGTCGGACATGTCGGCGCTGATGTTCGGGCCGCTGCTGCAGGGATCGGTGGTGACGGTCGAGTGAAGACCACGGGCGCGGCGGTGAAGCTGGGGATCTTCGTGGTCCTCACCTCGCTGGTCACGGGCGTGCTGGCGATGACGATCTCGAACCTGCGGTTCGGGCCGTCCGAGAACTACAAGGCGGTGTTCGCGGACGTCACCGGGCTGCTGGAGAACGACGACGTCCGGGTCGCGGGCGTGCGGGTCGGGCAGATCGAGGACATCGAGCTGCACAAGGGCACGCAGGCGCTGGTGACGTTCAGCCTCGACTCCGACGGGGTGTTCCGGGCGGGGCTGCCGGCGTCGACGCAGGCGCAGATCCGGTACCGGAACCTGATGGGGCAGCGGTACCTGTCCCTGAGCGACGCGGCGGGGCGGACGAACGAGTACCTGGACCCGGGCGACACGATCCCGCTCGCGCAGACGAAGCCGGCGCTGGACCTGACCGTCCTGTTCAACGGGTTCCGGCCGCTGTTCCAGGCGCTGGAGCCGAAGGACGTCAACACGCTCGCGATGCAGATCATCCGGGTGCTGCAGGGCGAGGGCGGGACGATCAACAGCCTGCTGCGGCACACGGCGTCGCTGACGAACACGCTCGCCGACCGCGACCAGGTGATCGGCCGCGTGATCACCAACCTCAACGAGGTGCTCGGCACGATCGACGCGCGGCACGAGCAGGTCGACAAGATGGTGGTGGACCTGCGGAGCTTCGTCGGCGGGCTGTCCCACGACCGGGAGGCGATCTTCGAGTCGGTCGAGGCGATCAACGGCCTGGAGTCGGCGACGGCGGGCCTGCTGCAGGACACCCGGCCCGACATCAAGAACGACATCGCGGGGCTGCGCGAGCTCGCCGGGACGCTCGACGACCACAGCGCCACGCTCGACAAGGGCCTGCAGCGGACGCCGCACCGGCTGGAAGAGCTGCTGAACATCTCCTCCTACGGGTCCTGGTTCAACATGTACGTCTGCGGGCTCGACGCGCGGGTGAAGCTGCCGGGGGGACCGGCCTACCAGACACCGGCGATCGTGAACGAGAACGCGAGGTGCAAGTAGATGAGGATCCCGTTCCGGGAGCGAAACCCGGTCCCCATCGGCCTCTCCGCGTTCGCAGTGATCATCGTGGCGTTGCTGGTGGCGCTGAACCTGGAGAGGATCCCGTTCGTCACCGGCGGGACGACCTACACCGCGGCGTTCAAGGAGGCCGCGGGCCTGCAGCCCGACGAGGAGGTCCGCATCGCGGGCGTCAAGGTCGGGGAGGTCACGGCGGTCGAGCTGGACGGCGACCACGTGAAGGTCACCTTCCGGGTCGACGACGGCGTGCGGCTGGGCGAGCGCACCGAGGCCAGCATCAAGATCAAGACGCTGCTGGGCGCGCACTTCCTCGGGCTCACGCCGAACGGTACGAAGCCGATGAAGTCCCACATCCCGGTGGAGCGGACGCACACGCCGTTCGAGGTCGTCCCGGCGATCAGCGAGCTGGGCGAGCGGGTCGGGCAGATCGACGTGCGGCAGGTCGCGACGTCGTTCGACGTGCTGTCGACGACGTTCGCGAACTCGCCGGACGAGGTGCGGGCGTCGCTGCAGGGGCTGCGGCGCCTGTCGAACACCATCGCCTCCCGCGACGACGAGCTGCACGAGCTGGCGGACCGGGCCCGCAGCGTGTCGGGGTTGCTCGCCAAGCGCAACGAGGACTTCGAGAAGCTGATCCAGGACGGCGACCGGCTGCTGGCGGCCGTCCAGGCGCGCCGGGAGGTCATCCACCGGCTGCTGGTGAACACCGTGCGGCTCTCCCAGCAGGTCAACGCGCTGATCCGGGAGAACGAGGCGCAGCTCAAGCCGATGCTGGACGACCTGGAGAAGGTCAACCAGGTGCTGCTGAAGAACCAGGAGAACCTCGACCGGATCCTGCAGCTGTTCGGGCCGTTCGCGCGCCAGTTCGCGGACGTCACGGGCACCGGCCGCTGGTTCGACGCCTTCCTGCAGAACCTGATCCCGATCCCGGCGTCCATCGACGACTCGGGCGCCGGGACGCCGCCGGGACAGGGCGGCGGCGGCCACGGCGGCGCCCAGAACGGCCAGACCACCCGCAACGGCCAGAACCAGACGGGCCAGAACCAGAACGGCCAGAACGGCGACCAGGGCGACAGCCCGCTTCCCTTCCTCCCGTGACAGCAGGCAGGTACCGGTAGTGCGAAACTCGGCAACGATTCTCCGCATCGGCGGCGCGATACTCGCCGTCGCGGTGCTGGCCGCCGCGCTCGTCCTGCTGTTGCAGGAGCCGAAGCAGCGGCACATGACCGCGTACTTCACCAAGACCGTCGGCCTCTACGCGGGCGCGGACGTCCGCATCCTCGGCATCAAGGTCGGGGAGGTGACGAGCGTCGACCCGGTCGGCGACTCGGTCCGGGTGAAGCTGAAGTACGAGGCCAAGTACAAGGTTCCGGCGAACGCGCAGGCCGTCATCGTGAACCAGACGCTGGTCGCCGACCGGTACGTCCAGCTCACCCCCGTCTACAAGAACGGGCCGGTGATGAAGGACGGCGCGACGCTGACCACCAGCCGGACGGCCGTCCCGGTGGAGATCGACTCGATCAGCGGCAGCCTGAACGACCTGAGCGAGGCACTCGGGCCGCAGGGCGCCAACGCGCCCGGCGCGGACGGCGAGGGCGCGCTGTCGCAGTTGCTGCGGGTCGGCGCGGCGAACCTCCAGGGCCAGGGCGACGACATCAACGAGACGATCAAGAACACCTCGGAGATGCTGAGCACGCTGAGCACCGACCGCGAGGACGTCGCGCAGACGATCGAGAACCTGCGCGTCATCACCGACGGCATGAAGGAGAACGACCAGCAGATCGCGTCGTTCACTACCCGGCTCAACTCCGTCTCCGGGCAGCTCTCCCAGGAGAAGGAGGAGTTGAGCGCAGCGCTGAACACGCTGGGGCCGACGCTGCGGAACGTGGAGAAGTTCGTCAAGGACAACCGCGGCCAGCTCTCCGACAACGTCGAGCAGCTCGCCCAGATCACCGGTGTCCTCGTGAAGGAGAAGGACGCGCTGGCCGAGATCCTCACGGCCGGTCCGCTGGCCATCAACAACCTGGCCCGCGCCTACGACCCGATCAGCGGCACCATCCACAACCGGGCCGACCTGCGGCAGTTCAACAACCTGGCCGACTGGGTCTGCTCCCTGGCGTACTCGGTGGGCACGCCCGCCGACCAGTGCCTCGACTTCGTCGAGCCGTACAACGGCATCGGCCAGGCGCTGGGCGGCCTGCACCTGGACCTGTCGTGGATCACGGCGCTGACCACGCACTACGACCCGGTGCCGATCCCGCCGGACGCCTACGGGCCGAACGACCCGGACAACCCCGCGAACGGCGGCTCGGGCTCCACTCCGGCGAACGCCCAGGGCGGCGCTCAGGGCGGCGGCGCCCACGCACCGCAGGGACTCTCCGCACTGCTGCCTGGAGGTGGCCGATGAGCAGGACAGGGCCCGCGCGGCGCGCGCGGCGCCGGGCGGGGCTGCTCGGCGCGGCGGCGCTGGCCGGCGTGACGGCGCTGTCGGGCTGCTCGTTCGACGGCGTGGCGTCGCTGCCGCTGCCCGGCGGCCCCGACCTCGGCGACGACCCGCGCACGTTCAAGATCGAGTTCTCGAACGTGCTGGACCTCGTCCCGCAGTCGGTGGTCAAGGTCAACGACGTGTCGGTCGGCCAGGTCGAGGAGATCGAGCTGGCCGGGGGCCAGGGCGGGTGGCGCGCGGTCGTCACGGTCGCCGTCCGCGAGGACGTCGAGCTGCCCGACAACGCCACCGCGCGGATCTCGCAGACGAGCCTGCTCGGCGAGAAGTTCGTGGACCTGGCGCCGCCGGCGAACGAGCCGCCGCGCGGACGGCTGGGCGGCGGCGACGTGATCCCGCTCGCCCGCACCGCGCACGGCACCGAGATCGAGCAGGTGCTGTCGGCGATGTCGCTGCTGCTGAACGGCGGCGGGCTGGAGCAGGTGTCGACGATCAGCCACGAGCTGCAGGCCGCGATGGGCGGCCGCGAGGCGACGATCAAGTCGGTGCTGGACCGGGTGGACGTGTTCGTCGGGACCCTCGACCAGAACCGGGACGCGATCACCCGGGCGCTCGACAGCCTGGACCGGCTGATCGGGAAGCTGTCGGACGAGCGGGAGACGATCCGGCAGACGATCGACGAGACCGGCCCGGCGATCGCGGTGCTGGAGCAGAACCGCGAGGACCTCACCGGGATGCTCGTCGCGCTGGACAAGCTCAGCCGCACCACCACGAACGTGATCAATCAGTCGCACGACGATCTGGTCGTCAACCTGAAGAACCTCGACACGATCCTCAAGAACCTGAACAAGGCGGGCTCCGACCTGCCGAACTCCCTGGAGACGCTGATCACCTACCCGTTCCCGGCGACGTTCGACAACGTCATCGAGGGCGACTACGGCAACGTCCACCTGACCGTCGACCTGGACTTCGAGAGCCTCGGGCGCAACCTCCTGGGCGGCACCGACCTCGAGGGCCAGCTCGGCAGCGGGCAGGACATGCGCACCATGCTCCAGGTGCCGAACCTGACGCTGCCGGACGCGCCGCTCGGCGTCCTCCCGCGGGACGGCGCCGGGGCGCGGACGAAGTCCGGCGGGGGGCAGAAGGCGCCCGGCACGCCCACGCCCGCCCCGTCCCAGACGCCCACCGGGAAGCAGACCCCCGGGACCGGCGGCGAGGACGAAGACGGCGAGGACAAGGACGGCGGGGACTTCTGGGACCTCTTCGGCGGCGGCGAGAACCGCCCGGGGGCGTTCGGTCAGCGCGAGAGCGGTCTGTCGACCCTGATGACGGGGGGCCTGTCGTGATCCTCAAGCGCGGCATCAAGATCCAGCTGCTGGCCTTCCTGGTCATCACGATCGTCGGAGTGACGGTCGTGTCGGTGAACTACATCGGCGTCGGCCGGGAGATGCTCGGCCGCCAGTACACCGCCTACGTCGACCTCACCGACTCCGGCGGCGTCTTCAGCAACGCCGAGGTCACCTACCGCGGCGTGCCCGTCGGACGGGTCGGCCCGATCACGCTGACCGACACCGGCATCAAGGTCGAACTGGAGCTGGAGCGCGGCGAGCGGATCCCGCGCGAGGGCCTCACGGCCATCGTCGCGAACCGGTCCGCCGTCGGCGAGCAGTACATCGACCTGGTGCCGTCCGGGAAGGGCGGCCCGTACCTGCACGAGGGCGACGCCTACACGATCCCCAAGGAGCGGACGAAGCTCCCCGTGTCCACGTCCCGGCTGCTGCAGAACGTGGACGCGCTCGTCAACTCGGTGAACACCGAGCACCTCGGCATCGTCATCGACGAGCTGAACACGGCGTTCTCCGGCACCGCCGAGGACCTCCAGCAGATCCTCGACGACACCGACCGGATCCTGGACACCGCCGACGAGGCGTACCCGGACACCAAGAAGCTCCTGGACAACAGCCTGACGGTCCTGGACACCCAGCGGCGGCAGGGCGCGAACATCCGGGGCTTCTCCCGGAACCTGAACGAGCTGAGCACGTCCATCCGGCGCGACGACAAGGCGCTGCGGCAGACGATCGACGCCGCGCCCGGCGCGGTGAACCAGACCCACCAGGCCATCAACCAGCTGTCCCCGACCCTGCCGGTGCTGCTGGCGAACCTGGCGACCACGGGCCAGATCATCACGACCCGCCAGGCGGGCCTGCGGTCGCTGTTCATCCTTTACCCGGTGACCGTCGCGGGTCTGCCCACGGTCATGCCAGGTGACGGCACCCAGCACATGGGCCTGGTGCTGAACATCAACTCTCCGCCCAACTGCACCAAGGGCTACGAGCAGGTCGAGCAGCGGTGGCCGCAGGACACCTCCCACAAGGAGCCGAGGCTCGACGCCGGCTGCGCGGAACCGCACGACTCCGAGCAGGCCGTCCGCGGCGCCCGCAACTTCCCGACCGAGGCCCTGGTGCCCGCGCCGAAGCTCCCCGAGGGCGCCACGGCCGGCGCCGGGTTCCCGGCGGGCGGCGCGTCCGGCTCGGGCTCCGGCGGCGGCTCGGGCTCCGGCGGCGGCTCGGACGGCGGTTCCGGCTCGGACGCCGCGTCCGGTGCGGGCTCGGGCTCGGGCTCGGACGGCGCGAAGGCGAAGCAGGCGGAGTCGTCCGGCGGCGCCATGCTGGCGAACGGCAACCTGTACATGTCGTATCCGGCGAATTCGGTGCAATTCGCTGGATACGATCCGACGACCGGCGCGGTCTACGGCGCCGACGGCAAGCAGTACGTCATGCCCCGCACCGCGGGCACGCGGGAGTTGGGAGAGGAAGCATCGTGGAAGTGGCTCCTGATGGGACCCCTGAGCCAGTGAGGCCGGTCCGGTGAGGCGCCTGTGGCCCCGGACGGTCGTCATCGCGCTGAGCGCGATCGTCGCCGCCCTCGTCGTCAGCACGGGGTGGCTCGGGTTCCGCGCCTGGCAGAACGACGCCGACGCCGACGACGCCGCCGCCGCCCGGCAGACGGCCCGGCAGATGGGTGTCAACCTCATGACCCTCGGCAGCGAGAACGCCCAGCAGGACATCGACCGGATCGTCTCCGGCATGACCGGCGACATCAAGGACGAGTTCGGCAGCCAGTCCAAGAGCTGGGTGCAGAGCCTGAAGGGCACCAAGGCCAAGTCGACCGTGACCGACGTGGAGGCGGGCGTCGTCTCCATCGACGACGACTCGGCCGAGGTGATGGTGTCGCTGAACACCACCGTGACCAACGAGAAGGTCAAGGACGGCGTTTCGTACCCCTACCGGGTCGTGATGCAGATGACCAAGGTCGATGACCGCTGGCTCGTGTCCAACGTGGAGATGGTCCCGTGACGATGCTCGGCCGGGGCAAGCGCTCCGCTGCAGACAAGTCCAGCAAGGACGCCAAGGACGCCAAGGGCGCCGAGGACCCGGAGAAGGAGCTGACCAAGGACGAGGCCGCCGAGAAGGCCCGGGAGGCCGAGGGCAAGGCCCGCCGCGCGGCCGAGCAGGCGGCCAAGGCCGAGGAGGCCGCCGAGGCCGCCCGGCTCGCCGAGGAGGCCGCGGCCCGCGCCAAGGAGGCCGCCCGGCTCGCGAAGATCGCCGCCGACGCCGCGTCCGCCGACGCCGAGGCGGACGCCGAGGCAGACGAGGGCGACGAGGACGGCGCCGAGCCGGACGAGAACCGTGCGGCCGCCACGACTCCGAGGAAGAAACGGGACGGCGGGGGAGGCTCCGACCTCGCGTCCGAGGGCGAAGAGGGCTCAGCGGACGAATCAGCGGCTCCTGCGGGCGTTTCCGTCGAGGACGGGACCGGCGCCGAGGAAGACGCTGAGGACGACTCCGACGCCGAGGAAGACGCCGAGGACGACTCCGACTCCGAGGAAGACGCGGAGGAAGACGCGGAGGACGAGCCGGGGGAGACCGGGGACGGCGAGGCCGCCGAGCCCGCCCGCTCGTCCGGGCGCTCGTCCGGGCGCCGCGGGAGCCCCGCCGTGATCGTCGGCGTCCTCACCGTGCTGGCCGTCGCGCTGGCCGCCGGCACCGTGTTCCTGGGCATGAAGTACCGCGAGCACCAGGCGATCGAGGAGGCCCGCGCCGACGGCGTCAGCGCCGCGTCCGACGCCGTGAAGGCGCTGTCGTCGTACGACTACCGGACGCTCGACAACGACCTGAAGTCCGCCGAGGCGATCACGACGGGCGACCTGAACAAGGAGTTCCCCAAGTTCGCCTCGCAGCTCAAGGCGCAGGCCCGGCAGCAGGAGGCCGTGTCGACCACCACGGTCCTGAAGGCGGGCGCCGTGAGCGTCTCGCCGGAGAAGGTCGTCGCGCTGGTCTACGCGAACCGGATCGCCGCGACGAACAAGGACACCCAGGCGCGCCTGCCGGAGCCGCTGCGCGTCAAGGCCACCATGGTCAAGGCGGACGGCGAGTGGAAGGCCGAGGACGTCGACGTCATCTCCTGAACCGGAGCGTCCCGCGATCGAGCGGCCGGCCCCGCCCGGGGCCGGCCGCTCGATCCGCTTTCCGGGACGTCGCCGCGCCCGCCGCACGGGCCCGCCGCACGGGCCGGCCGCGACCGTCCGCCGCACCCGTCACCCGGGCCCGTCGGGACCGCGCCGGGCAGGTCGTCGGGGCTCTGCGCAGGGCGTCCGAGGTGCCCGGAATCGCCCACTCTCAGGGGCCTACCGGCGGGTAGGCGACCGGATCCTAAACTATGGCCTTCCTCACTGCAGGTCAGGGCCTGAAAAGTCCAAGTCCGCTCTTGACTGCGCGGGCTCGAGAAGCGATGCTCCAAGGCAACGTGATGCATACTGCGGCGCTAGAGTTGCGAGCGGTGTGGCAGGTCGGCTACACTGCCCCTTTGCGCTGCCCTCTGACTATCCACGTGTGAGTGCACCCCTACGAGAGTCCGTTTTGGACCCTATCGCGTAGGTCTTGGACGTGGATCGTCTGGCGTGCGTGTCGTCAGTTACGCCGCGAGCCCTCGGAAGGACCACTCTTGGCAGCCTCGCGCAACGCCTCGAATACCGCAACCGGTCCGAACCGCGTCTCCTTCGCGCGCATCAAGGAGCCGCTCGAAGTCCCGGACCTCCTTGCTCTGCAGACCGACTCAGTGGACTGGCTGCTGGGCAACGAGAGGTGGAAGGCCCGGGTCGAGGCGGCCCAGAAGGCCGAAAGTAAGAGCGTCCCGACCCAGTCGGGCCTCGAGGAGATCTTCGAAGAGATCAGTCCCATCGAGGACTTCTCGGGAACCATGTCCCTCTCGTTCCGCGACCACCGGTTCGAGCCGCCCAAGTACTCCGTCGAGGAGTGCAAGGACAAGGACATGACCTACTCCGCCCCGATGTTCGTCACGGCGGAGTTCATCAACAACACCACCGGTGAGATCAAGAGCCAGACGGTGTTCATGGGCGACTTCCCGCTCATGACCCCGAAGGGCACCTTCATCATCAACGGCACCGAGCGCGTCGTCGTCTCGCAGCTGACCCGCTCGCCCGGCGTCTACTTCGACCGCGCCCTCGACAAGGCGTCCGACAAGGACATCTACGGCTGCCGGGTCATCCCGAGCCGCGGCGCCTGGCTCGAGTTCGAGATCGACAAGCGCGACAACGTGGGCGTGCGCATCGACCGCAAGCGCAAGCAGCCCGTCACCGTGCTGCTCAAGGCGCTCGGCTGGGACGAAGCGCGCATCCGCGAGCACTTCGGCTCCTACGAGTCGATCAACGTGACCCTGGAGAAGGACCACACCTCCGGCCAGGACGACGCGCTGCTCGACATCTACCGCAAGCTGCGCCCGGGCGAGCCGCCGACGCGCGAGTCCGCGCAGACGCTCCTGGAGAACCTGTACTTCAACCCGAAGCGCTACGACGTCGCCAAGGTCGGCCGCTACAAGATCAACAAGAAGCTCGGCCTCGACCTGGACATGAACCAGGGCACCCTCACCGAGGACGACATCGTCGCCACGATCGAGTACCTCGTCCGGCTGCACGCCGGTGAGGAGGAGGGCACCCTCGGGGCCGTTCCGGTGCCGATCGAGGTCGACGACATCGACCACTTCGGCAACCGGCGCCTGCGCACGGTCGGCGAGCTGATCCAGAACCAGGTCCGGCTCGGCCTCGCCCGCATGGAGCGCGTCGTCCGCGAGCGGATGACCACCCAGGACGTCGAGGCGATCACGCCGCAGACGCTGATCAACATCCGGCCGGTCGTCGCCTCCATCAAGGAGTTCTTCGGCACCAGCCAGCTGTCGCAGTTCATGGACCAGACGAACCCGCTGGCCGGGCTGACGCACAAGCGCCGCCTGAACGCGCTCGGCCCCGGTGGTCTGTCCCGTGAGCGGGCGGGCATGGAGGTCCGCGACGTCCACCCGTCGCACTACGGCCGCATGTGCCCGATCGAGACGCCGGAAGGCCCGAACATCGGGCTGATCGGCTCGCTCGCCGCGTTCGGCCGGGTCAACCCGTTCGGGTTCGTCGAGACCCCGTACCGTCGCGTCACCGACGGCGTCGTCACCGAGTCGATCGACTACCTGACCGCCGACGAGGAGGACCGGTTCGTCATCGCGCAGGCCAACTCCCTGCTCAACGACGACGGCACCTTCGTCGACGACCGCATCCTGGTCCGCCGCAAGGGCGGCGAGGTCGAACTGGTCCCGGCCCGCGAGGTCCAGTACATGGACGTCTCGGCCCGGCAGATGACCTCGGTCGCCACCGCGATGATCCCGTTCCTGGAGCACGACGACGCCAACCGCGCGCTGATGGGCTCCAACATGCAGCGGCAGTCGGTGCCGCTGCTGCGCAGCGAGTCGCCGCTGGTCGGCACCGGCATGGAGTACCGCGCCGCGGTCGACGCCGGCGACGTCATCACCGCAGAGAAGGCCGGTGTCGTCGAGGAGGTGTCCGCCGACTACGTCACCGTGATGAACGACGACGGCACGCGGACCACCTACCGCGTGTCGAAGTTCAAGCGGTCCAACCAGGGCACCTGCTTCAACCAGAAGCCGATCGTCGACGAGGGCCAGCGCGTCGAGGAGGGCCAGGTCGTCGCCGACGGGCCCTGCACCGACAACGGCGAGATGGCGCTCGGCAAGAACCTCCTCGTGGCGTTCATGCCGTGGGAGGGCCACAACTACGAGGACGCGATCATCCTGTCGCAGCGCCTCGTCCAGGACGACGTCCTCTCCTCGATCCACATCGAGGAGCACGAGGTCGACGCCCGCGACACCAAGCTGGGCCCCGAGGAGATCACCCGGGACATCCCGAACGTCTCCGAGGAGGTCCTGGCCGACCTCGACGAGCGCGGCATCATCCGCGTCGGCGCCGACGTCGTGCCCGGCGACATCCTGGTCGGCAAGGTCACCCCGAAGGGCGAGACCGAGCTGACCCCCGAGGAGCGGCTGCTCCGCGCGATCTTCGGTGAGAAGGCGCGCGAGGTCCGCGACACCTCGCTGAAGGTGCCGCACGGCGAGCAGGGCAAGGTCATCGGCGTCCGGGTGTTCTCCCGCGACGAGGGCGACGAGCTCCCGCCCGGCGTGAACGAGCTGGTCCGGGTGTACGTCGCGCAGAAGCGCAAGATCACCGACGGCGACAAGCTGGCCGGCCGACACGGCAACAAGGGCGTCATCTCCAAGGTGCTCCCGGTCGAGGACATGCCGTTCCTCGAGGACGGCACCCCGGTCGACATCGTCCTGAACCCGCTGGGCGTGCCCGGCCGGATGAACGTCGGCCAGGTCCTGGAGACGCACCTCGGGTGGGTCGCCAGCCGCGGCTGGAAGGTCGAGGGCGACGACGCCGACTGGAAGCGCGCGCTCAAGGAGATCGGCGCCGACGAGGCCGAGCCGTGGACCAACACCGCGACCCCGGTGTTCGACGGCGCCCGCGAGGACGACGTCACCGGCCTGATCGAGTCCACCCTGCCGAACCGCGACGGGCAGCGGCTCGTCGGCCCGGGCGGCAAGGCGCGGCTGTTCGACGGCCGGACCGGCGAGCCCTACAAGGACCCGATCTCGGTCGGCTACATCTACATCCTCAAGCTGCTGCACCTGGTCGACGACAAGATCCACGCGCGGTCGACCGGTCCGTACTCCATGATCACCCAGCAGCCGCTCGGCGGTAAGGCCCAGTTCGGCGGCCAGCGCTTCGGTGAGATGGAGGTGTGGGCGCTGGAGGCGTACGGCGCCGCCTATGCCCTGCAGGAGCTCCTGACCATCAAGTCCGACGACGTCCTCGGCCGCGTGAAGGTCTACGAGGCCATCGTCAAGGGCGAGAACATCCCCGAGCCCGGCATTCCCGAGTCCTTCAAGGTGCTCATCAAGGAGATGCAGTCGCTCTGCCTCAACGTCGAGGTGCTCTCGAGCGACGGCATGTCCATCGAGATGCGCGACACCGACGAGGACGTCTTCCGCGCCGCGGAGGAGCTCGGCATCGACCTGTCCCGGCGCGAGCCGAGCAGTGTCGAAGAGGTCTGATCAACTCAAGGGGTATACACGTTGCTTGACGTCAACTTCTTCGACGAGCTTCGCATCGGCCTGGCGACCGCCGACGACATCCGCCAGTGGTCCCACGGCGAGGTGAAGAAGCCGGAGACGATCAACTACCGGACCCTCAAGCCGGAGAAGGACGGGCTCTTCTGCGAGAAGATCTTCGGTCCGACCCGCGACTGGGAGTGCTACTGCGGTAAGTACAAGCGCGTCCGGTTCAAGGGCATCATCTGCGAGCGCTGCGGCGTCGAGGTCACTCGCGCCAAGGTGCGGCGCGAGCGGATGGGCCACATCGAGCTGGCCGCTCCGGTCACCCACATCTGGTACTTCAAGGGCGTCCCGTCGCGCCTGGGGTACCTGCTGGACCTGGCCCCGAAGGATCTCGAGAAGATCATCTACTTCGCGGCCTACATGATCACCAGCGTGGACGCCGAGCGCCGCGACCGCGACCTGCCGACGCTGGAGGCCCACATCTCCGTGGAGCGCCAGCAGATCGAGCAGGCCCGCGACGCGCAGGTCGAGGCCCGCCAGCAGAAGCTGGAGGCCGACCTGGCCGAGCTGGAGGAGGCCGGCGCGAAGGCCGACCAGAAGCGCAAGATCCGCGACGGCGCCGAGCGGGAGATGAAGCAGCTGCGGGACCGCTCGCAGCGCGAGATCGACCGCCTCGACGAGGTGTGGAACCGGTTCAAGAACCTCAAGGTCCAGGACCTCGAGGGCGACGAGCTGCTCTACCGCGAGATGCGCGACCGGTTCGGCCGGTACTTCGAGGGCGGCATGGGCGCCGCGGCCATCCAGGCCCGGCTGCAGAACTTCGACCTCGACGCCGAGGCGGAGAAGCTGCGCGACATCATCCGCACCGGCAAGGGCCAGAAGAAGGCCCGCGCCCTCAAGCGGCTGAAGGTCGTGTCCGCCTTCCTCAACACCCGCAACAGCCCGCTCGGCATGGTGCTGGACTGCATCCCGGTCATCCCGCCGGACCTGCGCCCGATGGTGCAGCTCGACGGCGGCCGGTTCGCCACGTCCGACCTGAACGACCTGTACCGCCGGGTGATAAACCGCAACAACCGCCTCAAGCGGCTGCTCGACCTCGGCGCGCCCGAGATCATCGTCAACAACGAGAAGCGGATGCTGCAGGAGGCCGTCGACGCGCTGTTCGACAACGGCCGCCGCGGCCGCCCGGTCACCGGGCCGGGCAACCGTCCGCTGAAGTCGCTGTCCGACATGCTCAAGGGCAAGCAGGGCCGGTTCCGCCAGAACCTGCTGGGCAAGCGCGTCGACTACTCGGGCCGTTCGGTCATCGTCGTCGGCCCG
Proteins encoded in this region:
- the rpoB gene encoding DNA-directed RNA polymerase subunit beta, with product MAASRNASNTATGPNRVSFARIKEPLEVPDLLALQTDSVDWLLGNERWKARVEAAQKAESKSVPTQSGLEEIFEEISPIEDFSGTMSLSFRDHRFEPPKYSVEECKDKDMTYSAPMFVTAEFINNTTGEIKSQTVFMGDFPLMTPKGTFIINGTERVVVSQLTRSPGVYFDRALDKASDKDIYGCRVIPSRGAWLEFEIDKRDNVGVRIDRKRKQPVTVLLKALGWDEARIREHFGSYESINVTLEKDHTSGQDDALLDIYRKLRPGEPPTRESAQTLLENLYFNPKRYDVAKVGRYKINKKLGLDLDMNQGTLTEDDIVATIEYLVRLHAGEEEGTLGAVPVPIEVDDIDHFGNRRLRTVGELIQNQVRLGLARMERVVRERMTTQDVEAITPQTLINIRPVVASIKEFFGTSQLSQFMDQTNPLAGLTHKRRLNALGPGGLSRERAGMEVRDVHPSHYGRMCPIETPEGPNIGLIGSLAAFGRVNPFGFVETPYRRVTDGVVTESIDYLTADEEDRFVIAQANSLLNDDGTFVDDRILVRRKGGEVELVPAREVQYMDVSARQMTSVATAMIPFLEHDDANRALMGSNMQRQSVPLLRSESPLVGTGMEYRAAVDAGDVITAEKAGVVEEVSADYVTVMNDDGTRTTYRVSKFKRSNQGTCFNQKPIVDEGQRVEEGQVVADGPCTDNGEMALGKNLLVAFMPWEGHNYEDAIILSQRLVQDDVLSSIHIEEHEVDARDTKLGPEEITRDIPNVSEEVLADLDERGIIRVGADVVPGDILVGKVTPKGETELTPEERLLRAIFGEKAREVRDTSLKVPHGEQGKVIGVRVFSRDEGDELPPGVNELVRVYVAQKRKITDGDKLAGRHGNKGVISKVLPVEDMPFLEDGTPVDIVLNPLGVPGRMNVGQVLETHLGWVASRGWKVEGDDADWKRALKEIGADEAEPWTNTATPVFDGAREDDVTGLIESTLPNRDGQRLVGPGGKARLFDGRTGEPYKDPISVGYIYILKLLHLVDDKIHARSTGPYSMITQQPLGGKAQFGGQRFGEMEVWALEAYGAAYALQELLTIKSDDVLGRVKVYEAIVKGENIPEPGIPESFKVLIKEMQSLCLNVEVLSSDGMSIEMRDTDEDVFRAAEELGIDLSRREPSSVEEV